A DNA window from Camelina sativa cultivar DH55 chromosome 13, Cs, whole genome shotgun sequence contains the following coding sequences:
- the LOC104737182 gene encoding uncharacterized protein LOC104737182, whose protein sequence is MVSDRHSARLYNSLPMERVRTILTHTYPYPHEHSRHAIIAVFFGCLFFISSDNMHTLIEKFSLKWWSMYACLLGFFYFFSSPFIQKTIRPNYSNFSRWYIAWILVAALYHLPNFQSMGLDLRMNLSLFLTIYISSILFLVVFHIIFLGLWYVGLVSRVAGRRPEILTILQNCAVLSMACCIFYSHCGNRAILRQKPHGRQYSSWFSFWKKEHRNNTWLAKFIRMNELKDQVCSSWFAPVGSASDYPLLSKWFIYGEIACNGSCPDSSDEISPIYSLWATFIGLYIANYVVERSTGWALTHPLSVDKYEKLKNQQLRPDFLDMVPWYSGTSADLFKTVFDLLVSVTVFVGRFDMRMLQAAMTKSDDATGRKELLYDHLADKNDFWFDFMADTGDGGNSSYSVAKLLAQPSLKVPVADDFLSLPRGNVLLIGGDLAYPNPSSFTYEKRLFCPFEYALQPPRWYKNDSIAVDKPELPDGVSDLKSYEGPQCFLIPGNHDWFDGLNTFMRYICHKSWLGGWLMPQKKSYFALQLPKGWWVFGLDLALHGDIDVDQFKFFSELVKGKVGENDAVIIITHEPNWLLDWYWSGDTGKNVRHLICDVLKYRCKLRMAGDLHHYMRHSCNQSDGPAHVQHLLVNGCGGAFLHPTHVFSNFSKFYGASYGSKVAYPSFEDSSKIALGNILKFRKKNWQFDFIGGIIYFILVFSLFPQCKLAHVLRGDSFSGHLESFLGTVWNAFAYVMEQSYVSFTGVLMLLITAIAFVPSKISRKKRVVIGVLHVAAHLMAALILMLMLELGIEICIQHNLLANSGYHTLYQWYKSVESEHFPDPTGLRARIEQWTFGLYPACIKYLMSAFDVPEVMAVTRTNICKDGMESLSRSGAVIYYASVFLYFWVFSTPVVSMVFGSYLYICINWFHIHFDEAFSSLRIANYKSFTRFHILEDGDIEVFTLAVDKVPKDWKLDKDWDSEPKQSFKMSYERQFPSKWCAPTAQQDPVNTVKIVDRFMIHRSEKQNGEC, encoded by the exons ATGGTCTCTGACAGGCATTCTGCTCGTTTATATAATTCCCTCCCAATGGAGAGGGTCAGAACGATTCTAACCCATACTTACCCTTATCCGCATGAGCATTCACGTCATGCTATCATCGCTGTATTTTTTGGTTGCTTATTCTTTATTTCATCGGATAACATGCACACCCTCATAGAAAAGTTTTCACTCAAGTGGTGGTCCATGTATGCATGCTTGCTCGGgtttttctacttcttttcttctccatttaTCCAGAAGACCATCAGACCAAATTATTCAAACTTCAGTCGGTG GTACATTGCCTGGATTTTAGTTGCAGCTTTGTATCATCTTCCTAATTTTCAGTCAATGGGTTTGGATTTGAGGATGAatttgtccttgtttctaaCAATTTACATATCATCCATACTCTTCCTTGTTGTCTTTCACATCATATTTCTTGGCCTTTGGTATGTTGGTCTTGTTTCTCGCGTGGCTGGAAGACGCCCAGAGATCTTAACCATTCTTCAAAACTGCGCT GTTCTTAGCATGGCCTGCTGTATATTTTACAGTCATTGTGGTAATCGAGCTATTTTGAGGCAAAAACCACATGGAAGACAGTATTCTAGCTGGTTTTCGTTCTGGAAAAAGGAACATAGGAACAATACCTGGCTTGCAAAATTCATTCGTATGAATGAGCTGAAAGACCAAGTGTGTTCGTCATGGTTTGCTCCTGTTGGATCTGCAAGTGATTATCCACTATTATCCAAATGGTTCATTTACGGGGAG ATTGCATGCAACGGATCATGTCCTGATTCATCTGACGAAATTTCTCCTATATACTCCTTGTGGGCCACATTTATTGGTCTTTACATTGCCAATTATGTAGTGGAGAGATCAACAGG GTGGGCTCTGACACACCCTCTATCAGTCGACAAATATGAGAAGCTGAAGAATCAGCAATTGAGACCTGATTTCTTAGATATGGTTCCTTGGTATTCAGG AACATCGGCTGATTTGTTTAAAACTGTGTTTGACCTCCTTGTGTCAGTCACGGTATTTGTTGGCCGCTTTGACATGCGGATGCTGCAG GCTGCGATGACCAAATCTGATGATGCAACTGGTAGAAAGGAACTTTTGTATGATCACCTTGCTGATAAGAatgatttttggtttgatttcatGGCGGATACTGGTGATGGGGGGAATTCATCATATAGTGTTGCGAAACTCCTTGCTCAGCCTTCTCTCAAAGTTCCAGTGGCTGATGATTTCCTATCTCTTCCACGGGGCAATGTACTGCTAATTGGAGGAGATCTTGC ATACCCAAATCCGTCATCTTTTACATATGAAAAACGTCTCTTCTGTCCTTTTGAGTATGCGCTGCAGCCACCGCGTTGGTATAAAAATGACTCTATTGCTGTTGACAAGCCTGAATTACCCGATGGAGTGTCTGATCTTAAGAGTTATGAAGGTCCTCAATGTTTTCTAATCCCTGGAAACCATG ACTGGTTTGACGGACTCAATACTTTCATGAGGTATATATGCCATAAGAGTTGGTTAGGCGGCTGGTTAATGCCTCAGAAGAAAAGCTATTTTGCCCTGCAGCTACCTAAGGGATGGTGGGTGTTTGGTTTGGATCTTGCACTTCATGGTGATATTGATGTCGACCAATTCAAATTCTTTTCCGAATTGGTGAAGGGCAAG GTTGGTGAGAATGATGCTGTGATCATTATCACGCATGAACCAAACTGGCTTCTTGATTGGTACTGGAGCGGCGATACAGGGAAGAACGTGAGACATCTAATATGCGACGTTTTGAAATACAGGTGCAAACTTAGAATGGCAGGGGATTTGCATCACTATATGCGACATTCATGTAATCAATCAGATGGACCTGCCCATGTCCAACATCTTCTTGTTAATGGCTGTGGGGGAGCTTTTCTGCATCCCACCCATGTGTTCAGCAATTTTTCAAAGTTCTATGGGGCCTCTTATGGAAGCAAGGTTGCTTACCCCTCTTTTGAGGATTCAAGCAAA ATTGCTTTGggaaatattttgaaattccGGAAGAAGAACTGGCAGTTTGATTTTATTGGTGGTATTATATACTTCATCTTGGTCTTTTCATTGTTCCCTCAG TGTAAGTTAGCTCACGTCTTACGAGGTGATTCGTTTTCTGGTCACCTTGAGAGTTTCTTAGGCACTGTTTGGAACGCCTTTGCGTATGTGATGGAACAATCTTATGTGTCTTTTACCGGTGTCTTGATGTTGCTGATAACTGCAATCGCGTTTGTCCCCTCAAAAATATCTCGGAAGAAACGGGTTGTAATTGGAGTTCTTCATGTTGCTGCACACCTGATGGCAGCTCTGATTCTCATGTTGATGTTGGAACTGGGCATAGAAATCTGTATTCAACATAATCTCCTTGCAAATTCTG GGTATCATACATTATATCAGTGGTACAAATCAGTTGAGAGTGAGCATTTCCCGGACCCTACTGGCCTTCGAGCCCGTATTGAACAATGGACGTTTGGCTTATATCCTGCTTGCATAAAGTATCTTATGTCAGCATTTGATGTTCCTGAGGTGATGGCGGTTACCCGGACCAACATTTGCAAAGACGGAATGGAGTCACTTTCCCGAAGCGGAGCTGTTATCTATTATGCTTCTGTCTTCCTTTACTTTTGGGTCTTCTCAACTCCTGTCGTGTCTATGGTATTTGGAAGCTACTTGTATATCTGCATCAACTGGTTCCACATACACTTTGATGAAGCTTTCTCTTCACT